From the genome of Chelmon rostratus isolate fCheRos1 chromosome 1, fCheRos1.pri, whole genome shotgun sequence, one region includes:
- the sult5a1 gene encoding sulfotransferase family 5A, member 1 has protein sequence MARLDVTEMFHGILFPGHLHTQDSLQLALKFPFQDTDVLIVSYPKSGTTWMQEIVTLISSRGDQHLSQTVPNWARAPWLEQHYFAAVLEASSTTPRVITTHLPHHLLGPALRGSKAKVIYVSRNPKDVVVSFYHFHKMANFLPEPSTFPEFLNQFLEGTLSYGSWFDHVKDWTSQTATMNNLLHITYEEMSLDLQGTIKRVSSFLQWPLAEDELYNCVKHCSFSSMKDNKMVNYTLIAEEIMDHSKGSFMRKGKVGDWKNMFTDEQNQYFTSVFKSKMHNCTLEFVWEERDKEETHG, from the exons ATGGCCAGGTTGGATGTCACAGAGATGTTTCATGGTATTTTGTTTCCTGGACACCTGCACACTCAAGATTCCTTGCAACTTGCTCTGAAATTTCCATTTCAGGACACGGATGTCCTCATTGTCTCCTATCCAAAGTCAG GCACCACATGGATGCAGGAAATTGTGACCCTCATATCCAGCAGAGGGGACCAGCACTTGTCCCAAACTGTCCCAAACTGGGCTCGGGCTCCCTGGCTGGAGCAACATTATTTTGCTGCGGTACTGGAAGCCTCATCCACCACACCTCGAGTCATCACCACACACCTGCCTCATCACCTGCTGGGTCCCGCCCTCCGGGGCTCCAAGGCAAAG GTCATCTATGTGAGCAGAAACCCTAAAGATGTGGTGGTGTCCTTTTACCACTTCCACAAAATGGCCAACTTCCTCCCTGAGCCCAGCACATTTCCAGAGTTTTTAAATCAGTTCTTGGAGGGCACAC tgtcctACGGCTCCTGGTTTGATCATGTTAAAGACTGGACCAGTCAGACAGCAACTATGAACAATCTGCTTCACATCACCTATGAAGAGATGTCACTG GACCTACAGGGCACCATAAAGAGGGTAAGCTCTTTCCTCCAATGGCCTCTGGCGGAGGACGAGCTCTACAACTGtgtgaaacactgcagcttcagcagcatgAAGGACAACAAGATGGTCAACTACACCCTGATCGCAGAGGAGATAATGGACCATAGCAAAGGCTCCTTCATGAGAAAAG GTAAGGTTGGAGATTGGAAAAACATGTTCACAGATGAGCAGAATCAATATTTCACGAGCGTCTTCAAGTCCAAGATGCACAACTGCACTTTAGAGTTTGTGTGGGAGGAGCGAGATAAAGAGGAGACACACGGCTAA